From Nitratidesulfovibrio vulgaris str. Hildenborough, a single genomic window includes:
- a CDS encoding DUF1064 domain-containing protein, translated as MNKTEARYAEHLEGLMLAGHIVGWDYEGVKLRLAEKTFYTPDFLVICADGSVELHEVKGHWEDDARVKIKVAAKQKPWFTFVAVKAGKGGAWEYERF; from the coding sequence ATGAACAAGACCGAAGCGCGCTACGCCGAGCACTTGGAGGGGCTGATGCTGGCCGGGCACATCGTGGGATGGGACTACGAAGGGGTCAAACTGAGACTTGCGGAAAAGACGTTCTACACCCCGGACTTCCTCGTCATCTGCGCGGATGGAAGCGTGGAACTCCACGAGGTCAAAGGGCATTGGGAGGACGATGCCCGAGTCAAAATCAAGGTCGCAGCCAAGCAGAAGCCGTGGTTCACGTTCGTGGCTGTCAAAGCAGGCAAAGGAGGAGCGTGGGAATATGAGCGGTTCTAG
- a CDS encoding S24 family peptidase — protein MAKVKDLVEQGMTYSAIGKMLGKSPATVNRWVTTGVGGDSTPFVNMLQYMEALGLKWGDIVENLEPAACGYGYVRKVQAKLGAGSSLITNGDLEGMYAFRQDFINEMGGNPESLVMFDVIGASMEPTIPDGSTVLVNLRDTSIRSGLIYAVRVNDELLVKRLIQEPGRLLCHSDNPTFGDTVIDGENPNFEVFGRVRWLAKRM, from the coding sequence TTGGCCAAGGTCAAAGACCTTGTTGAGCAAGGCATGACCTATAGCGCCATTGGAAAGATGCTCGGGAAGTCACCCGCCACCGTTAACAGGTGGGTCACGACTGGTGTGGGCGGAGATTCCACGCCTTTTGTCAATATGCTTCAATATATGGAAGCATTAGGACTTAAGTGGGGCGACATCGTTGAAAACCTTGAGCCTGCAGCCTGTGGTTACGGCTATGTTCGTAAGGTGCAAGCTAAGCTCGGAGCTGGCTCAAGCCTCATCACAAATGGAGATCTGGAAGGGATGTACGCGTTCCGGCAAGACTTCATCAATGAGATGGGAGGCAATCCTGAGTCGCTGGTCATGTTTGATGTAATCGGAGCTAGCATGGAGCCAACTATACCCGATGGCTCCACCGTCCTTGTCAACCTGCGCGACACTTCAATCCGATCAGGGCTGATATACGCAGTGCGCGTTAACGACGAATTGCTGGTGAAGCGACTGATTCAAGAGCCTGGGCGCCTGCTATGTCACAGCGACAACCCAACGTTCGGCGATACTGTGATTGATGGAGAGAACCCGAACTTTGAGGTCTTCGGCAGGGTACGATGGCTTGCGAAACGAATGTAG
- a CDS encoding DNA cytosine methyltransferase yields the protein MSVRRLTPRECERLQGFPDDYTRIAWRNKPATACPDGPRYKALGNSMAVPVMRWIGERIQSTLNTQIKNQKASTACTASGNHQRGMRGSAMADNPQHVSTTVLRSYYDRMYAFGTNSTDTLSPSERDAS from the coding sequence ATGTCCGTGCGCCGCCTGACCCCACGCGAATGCGAGCGCTTGCAGGGGTTCCCAGACGACTACACGCGCATAGCATGGCGAAACAAACCAGCCACCGCCTGTCCTGATGGGCCACGCTACAAGGCATTGGGTAACAGCATGGCCGTGCCGGTGATGCGCTGGATTGGTGAGCGCATCCAGTCCACCCTCAATACGCAAATCAAAAACCAGAAAGCGTCCACAGCTTGCACAGCTTCCGGAAATCACCAGCGCGGTATGCGAGGGTCAGCCATGGCAGACAACCCACAGCACGTAAGTACGACCGTACTACGATCGTACTACGACCGTATGTACGCTTTCGGTACGAATTCTACGGATACCCTCTCACCCTCTGAAAGGGACGCGTCATGA
- a CDS encoding helix-turn-helix domain-containing protein, producing the protein MREALTVMFHRCNILNMNIIDRIREEQGLSYSALARMSGLKTPTVWRHCRGKSFPDLGSCAAYARSLGISFEQLRPDLFAGTPTSPSTPRKPRSHQHDASKQS; encoded by the coding sequence ATGCGCGAAGCGTTGACCGTCATGTTTCACCGATGTAATATTTTAAATATGAACATCATCGACAGAATCAGAGAAGAGCAAGGTCTGAGTTATTCAGCGCTTGCCCGCATGTCAGGCCTGAAAACCCCAACGGTATGGCGCCATTGTCGAGGGAAGTCTTTCCCTGATTTGGGCTCGTGCGCCGCCTATGCACGATCTCTCGGAATCAGCTTTGAGCAGCTGCGCCCTGACCTTTTTGCTGGCACCCCAACCTCCCCCAGCACTCCGCGCAAGCCGCGCAGCCATCAACATGATGCTTCAAAGCAATCTTAA
- a CDS encoding type II toxin-antitoxin system PemK/MazF family toxin has protein sequence MDKTSCNYSVGDIVYCDFPATDMSETKDRPTLIVAQVMGDDVLVCMITKRKSNFEDCIEITSKDIENGNLIYEPSYVRPVRLATVHKKIIRRVSGRLSDAKISEVLSLLRETFASPQAKQSLKKAGLSS, from the coding sequence ATGGATAAAACCTCGTGTAATTACTCCGTCGGGGATATTGTTTATTGTGATTTCCCCGCGACAGACATGTCTGAAACAAAAGATCGTCCGACACTTATCGTGGCTCAAGTTATGGGCGATGATGTGCTGGTTTGCATGATTACCAAAAGGAAGTCAAATTTTGAGGATTGCATTGAAATTACCAGCAAAGACATTGAAAATGGGAATTTAATCTACGAACCTTCGTACGTTCGGCCTGTTCGCTTGGCAACCGTGCATAAAAAAATCATTCGCCGAGTGAGCGGCAGATTGAGTGACGCAAAAATCTCTGAAGTTCTTTCTCTGTTACGTGAAACATTTGCTAGCCCTCAAGCCAAACAGAGTTTGAAAAAAGCAGGGTTATCATCATAA
- a CDS encoding phage regulatory CII family protein codes for MRALEDVLMDMVENSGRTLTAISAEIGKHKSTLSRELSPYDSGAKLGVESLVPLMRACNSVAPLEAIAGFMGYGLRPLGGAPDGLNMEDECLQGYEAVTEFTRAARAGAHYTDLMPKLRAAIKELEDVLVRARERDQ; via the coding sequence ATGCGAGCACTTGAAGATGTCCTCATGGACATGGTGGAGAACTCGGGCCGCACCCTAACGGCCATCTCTGCCGAGATCGGCAAGCACAAGTCCACGCTCTCGCGCGAGCTCTCACCCTACGATTCAGGCGCAAAGCTCGGCGTCGAGTCTTTGGTGCCGCTCATGCGTGCATGCAATTCCGTCGCCCCCCTTGAGGCCATTGCCGGGTTCATGGGCTACGGGCTGCGCCCCCTCGGCGGGGCTCCCGATGGGCTGAACATGGAAGACGAGTGCTTGCAGGGCTACGAGGCAGTGACGGAGTTCACTAGGGCAGCACGGGCCGGGGCGCACTATACAGACCTCATGCCCAAGCTTCGCGCAGCCATCAAAGAACTGGAGGACGTGCTCGTCCGTGCCAGAGAGCGGGATCAGTGA